One window of the Pedobacter ginsengisoli genome contains the following:
- a CDS encoding RagB/SusD family nutrient uptake outer membrane protein has translation MKAIKIYAVALGLLSLGACKKGFLDTQQVTSVNDQNFYKTPKDAFTALVGCYDGLQIVWSEGVALPVAAEVMSDNTFGGVGNSDGFGYQMIDEFDKTRSPSDQNVYNSNWILYYKALYRCNMLIGKMDQIEWGSDTQLRKTYESEARYLRAYLLFDMVRLWGNIPLLTAPSTENIPQSNPDEVYKVIAADLKFAAENLPDVAYPAQAVANHGRVTKYAAEALLGRVFLFYTGYYAKADLVGVVTKAEALAHLENVITKGGYSLIENFANLWPAASQASYAGEDNKETIFAIKYTYTSDYDGNTDGNHWMVMTGMREQSIFPYGNGWGAETVNPKLWNAYLPSDTRRVGSIISIVDENLAFTNQPKQREYTGYYVKKYSPMIGEDGKPLPEANGNTSFQIGQFQDYVSIRYADVLLMAAELGSGNAQTYFDAVRQRAYKTAFTPLAVSQANIIRERRLEFAFEGIRYYDLLRQGIDKAAQEIAETTTVLNGGVSTEKRISAANIIATKGLQQIPYTQISLSNGTLKQNAGW, from the coding sequence ATGAAAGCAATAAAAATATATGCTGTTGCGCTTGGCCTTTTATCTTTAGGCGCCTGCAAAAAAGGTTTTTTGGATACTCAACAAGTTACCTCAGTAAATGACCAGAATTTTTACAAAACACCAAAAGATGCATTTACTGCATTGGTTGGTTGTTACGATGGACTACAGATTGTATGGTCTGAAGGCGTTGCTTTGCCAGTCGCGGCCGAGGTAATGTCTGATAATACTTTTGGGGGTGTTGGAAATTCTGATGGTTTTGGTTATCAGATGATTGATGAATTTGATAAGACACGTTCACCTTCAGATCAGAACGTATACAATAGTAACTGGATTTTATATTATAAGGCCCTGTACCGTTGCAATATGCTAATAGGTAAAATGGATCAGATTGAATGGGGTAGCGATACTCAGTTAAGAAAAACATATGAATCAGAGGCTCGCTATTTACGCGCCTACCTGCTGTTTGATATGGTTAGACTTTGGGGTAATATTCCTTTATTAACAGCTCCATCTACGGAGAATATACCACAGAGTAATCCGGATGAAGTTTATAAAGTAATTGCTGCTGATCTGAAATTTGCTGCTGAAAATTTACCGGATGTTGCTTATCCGGCCCAGGCTGTGGCAAATCATGGCAGGGTTACCAAATATGCTGCCGAAGCACTATTGGGGAGGGTGTTCTTGTTCTATACGGGTTATTATGCAAAAGCTGATCTGGTTGGTGTTGTCACAAAGGCCGAAGCCCTGGCACATCTTGAAAACGTAATTACAAAAGGTGGATATAGTTTAATTGAAAACTTTGCGAACCTATGGCCGGCAGCATCACAAGCCTCCTATGCGGGTGAGGATAATAAGGAGACCATTTTTGCAATAAAATATACTTATACAAGTGATTATGATGGAAATACCGATGGTAACCACTGGATGGTAATGACCGGTATGCGTGAACAGTCAATTTTTCCGTATGGAAACGGATGGGGAGCTGAAACTGTGAATCCAAAGTTATGGAATGCGTATCTGCCTTCTGATACCAGAAGAGTTGGCTCTATCATCTCAATTGTAGACGAGAACCTTGCCTTTACAAATCAACCTAAGCAAAGGGAATATACAGGTTATTATGTAAAAAAATATAGTCCGATGATTGGTGAAGATGGTAAGCCTTTGCCCGAAGCAAACGGTAATACCAGCTTCCAGATTGGTCAGTTCCAGGATTATGTATCTATCCGTTATGCTGATGTGTTGCTTATGGCAGCAGAACTGGGAAGTGGAAATGCCCAAACCTATTTTGATGCGGTTAGGCAGCGCGCATATAAGACTGCATTTACACCATTGGCGGTAAGCCAGGCTAATATCATTAGAGAACGCCGACTGGAATTTGCTTTTGAAGGAATACGCTATTACGATTTACTTCGTCAGGGAATAGATAAAGCGGCTCAGGAAATTGCCGAAACTACAACAGTATTAAATGGCGGTGTTAGTACAGAGAAAAGAATATCTGCTGCAAATATAATTGCTACAAAGGGCTTACAGCAAATACCGTATACCCAGATCAGTCTTTCTAACGGAACTTTAAAACAAAATGCAGGTTGGTAA
- a CDS encoding SusC/RagA family TonB-linked outer membrane protein, whose protein sequence is MKKNSMIKREHIFLLMFLSLLFFSESLFAQQRQISGKVTAADGQPIPGAVVKVKGKTGGTGTTNEGAYTINAQTGDILQVSSIGFVAKEVTVGQSNSINISLDEDNQGLNEVVVVGYGVQQKKLVTGATVQVKGETLQKQSTTNALQGLQGQTPGVQIASTSGQPGENIKVTIRGLGTIGNSGPLYVVDGVLTGDITYLNSSDIESIDILKDAASAAIYGSQAANGVVLVTTRQGKRGQAGQITFDAYAGVQNVAKKIDLLNASEYAAIMSEAAVNGGKQPLFTNDEIKAFGKGTNWMDQMFVDNALTQNYALGASGASEASVYSLGLSYTGQEGVVGGKGLSNYQRYSFRINSEHNFYKEIIKIGQHLTYTDIKNNGIGVGNQYNNSFRGAFSASPFLKMYDENGNFFDNSKSTWNNGEANPYATMVYTNQNRRNSQRLLGDIYMVIEPIKNLKFKTSLGMDYSAGESRSFTPIYNLSIYTYSITTKASQSMNKGKSLIWDNLLSYKFTLNNDHTFEAMVGSSAYRADGSNIFGTNTNLIYESLDYAWLSNATGKNIAGITIGGAPYDPDRRLSYFGRLNYNYKEKYLLNATFRADGSSRFGPENRWGYFPSVSAGWVVTNESFMQGQKEWLDFLKVRASWGQVGSQNIDAFQYLAPIKLNNTNYIFGPDEGVLTPGGYQSRIANPAVKWETSEQTNIGFDANFLQGKFAVNFDWYNKTTKDWLIAVPILATAGADAPFINGGNVKNTGIELALNYRNKVGEFNYSVGVNGAYNKNKVGSIPTSDGIIHGASNQLYSNALEFYRAENGFPIGYFWGLKTAGIFQNEAEVQNYRSAGGKQIQPTAAPGDVKFVDVNGDGVIDNLDRGMIGNPNPDYTFGITLSGDYKGFDFSIVASGVAGNDIVQSYRDQSSQYGNYTARILDRWHGEGSSNTIPRVTDDNRNWTTFSDLYIQKGDFLRISNITLGYDLGKLFKKSYLKQVRLYAAALNVYTFTKYDGMDPEIGYGTEGFASGIDVGYYPRPRTFMIGANLKF, encoded by the coding sequence ATGAAAAAGAATTCTATGATTAAAAGAGAACATATTTTTCTGCTGATGTTTCTTTCACTGCTTTTTTTTAGCGAATCTCTATTTGCACAGCAGCGTCAGATCAGTGGAAAAGTAACTGCAGCGGATGGGCAGCCTATACCGGGAGCAGTAGTTAAAGTAAAAGGAAAAACCGGGGGAACAGGAACCACCAACGAGGGGGCATACACCATTAATGCTCAAACCGGAGATATATTACAGGTTAGCTCTATTGGTTTTGTAGCCAAAGAAGTAACAGTTGGGCAAAGTAACTCCATCAACATTAGTCTGGACGAAGATAATCAGGGCCTCAACGAAGTTGTGGTAGTGGGTTACGGTGTTCAGCAAAAGAAACTGGTAACCGGTGCCACGGTTCAGGTTAAGGGAGAAACGCTGCAAAAGCAAAGTACCACTAACGCCTTGCAAGGCCTACAGGGTCAAACTCCCGGCGTGCAAATTGCCTCAACCTCTGGTCAGCCCGGCGAAAATATTAAAGTTACCATCAGGGGATTGGGTACCATCGGTAATTCAGGCCCACTGTATGTTGTAGATGGGGTACTTACAGGCGACATCACTTATTTAAACTCGTCGGATATTGAGTCAATCGATATTTTAAAGGATGCGGCATCTGCCGCTATTTATGGCTCTCAGGCAGCCAATGGGGTAGTGTTGGTGACCACAAGGCAGGGTAAGCGCGGACAGGCGGGGCAAATTACTTTTGATGCCTATGCAGGGGTACAAAATGTTGCAAAAAAAATTGACTTGCTTAATGCTTCGGAGTATGCAGCCATTATGAGCGAGGCTGCTGTAAATGGAGGCAAACAACCGCTTTTTACTAACGATGAAATAAAAGCTTTTGGTAAAGGGACAAACTGGATGGACCAGATGTTTGTAGACAATGCGCTTACGCAAAATTACGCCCTTGGTGCATCTGGCGCATCTGAAGCTTCAGTTTATTCATTAGGTTTATCTTATACAGGACAGGAAGGTGTTGTAGGAGGCAAAGGCTTATCTAACTATCAGCGTTATAGCTTCCGAATTAATTCTGAGCATAATTTTTACAAAGAGATCATCAAAATTGGACAGCACCTTACCTATACAGATATTAAAAATAATGGAATAGGGGTTGGTAATCAATATAACAACTCATTTCGTGGGGCTTTTAGTGCCAGTCCATTTTTGAAGATGTATGATGAGAATGGGAATTTCTTCGACAACAGTAAGTCTACCTGGAATAATGGTGAGGCAAACCCGTATGCAACTATGGTGTATACCAATCAGAACAGAAGAAACAGCCAGCGTTTGCTTGGTGATATTTACATGGTAATTGAACCGATTAAGAATCTGAAATTTAAAACCAGCTTAGGCATGGATTACAGTGCAGGAGAAAGTCGTTCTTTTACCCCAATCTACAATCTTTCTATCTATACTTACAGTATTACTACCAAGGCCAGTCAGTCTATGAATAAAGGCAAATCTCTGATCTGGGACAATTTGCTGAGCTATAAGTTTACTTTAAATAACGACCATACCTTCGAAGCAATGGTGGGTAGCTCTGCTTATCGTGCAGACGGCTCTAATATTTTTGGAACAAATACCAACCTGATTTATGAAAGTCTTGATTATGCCTGGCTGAGCAATGCAACAGGTAAAAACATCGCAGGCATTACTATTGGAGGTGCGCCTTATGATCCAGATCGCAGGTTATCTTATTTCGGCAGGTTAAATTATAATTACAAAGAAAAATACTTATTGAATGCCACTTTCAGAGCAGATGGTTCTTCACGTTTTGGACCGGAAAACCGTTGGGGATATTTCCCTTCTGTTTCTGCAGGCTGGGTAGTAACCAACGAAAGTTTTATGCAAGGGCAAAAAGAATGGTTAGACTTTCTTAAGGTACGTGCCAGTTGGGGCCAGGTTGGAAGTCAAAACATAGATGCCTTTCAATATCTGGCACCAATTAAGTTAAATAATACCAACTATATTTTTGGCCCCGATGAAGGGGTGCTTACTCCGGGTGGTTATCAAAGTAGAATTGCTAACCCTGCTGTGAAATGGGAGACATCAGAACAAACCAATATTGGGTTTGATGCTAATTTTTTACAAGGCAAGTTTGCTGTGAACTTTGATTGGTATAATAAAACTACTAAAGACTGGTTAATAGCAGTGCCAATTCTTGCCACAGCAGGGGCCGATGCTCCTTTTATTAATGGTGGTAATGTGAAAAATACTGGTATAGAATTAGCCCTTAATTATAGAAACAAGGTGGGCGAATTTAATTATTCTGTTGGTGTAAATGGTGCTTACAATAAAAATAAGGTTGGTAGCATTCCTACATCAGATGGTATAATTCACGGGGCATCCAACCAATTATATAGTAATGCACTTGAGTTTTATAGGGCAGAGAACGGCTTCCCAATTGGTTATTTCTGGGGATTAAAAACAGCAGGTATATTCCAGAATGAAGCTGAAGTACAAAATTACAGATCTGCCGGCGGTAAGCAAATACAGCCAACTGCCGCTCCCGGAGATGTTAAATTTGTTGATGTAAACGGAGATGGAGTTATAGATAACCTGGATAGAGGCATGATTGGTAATCCTAACCCGGATTATACGTTTGGTATCACGCTTTCGGGTGATTATAAAGGCTTCGATTTTTCTATTGTAGCTTCAGGAGTAGCCGGGAACGATATCGTGCAATCATACAGAGATCAATCTAGTCAGTATGGTAACTATACTGCCAGAATACTCGACAGGTGGCATGGCGAGGGATCATCTAACACCATTCCCCGTGTAACCGACGACAACCGGAATTGGACAACTTTCTCTGATCTGTATATCCAGAAAGGAGATTTTTTAAGGATCAGTAACATCACTTTGGGTTATGATCTGGGTAAGTTATTTAAAAAGAGTTACCTGAAACAAGTAAGGTTATATGCTGCGGCATTAAACGTTTACACCTTTACAAAATACGATGGAATGGATCCGGAGATAGGTTATGGTACTGAAGGATTTGCATCTGGTATAGATGTAGGTTATTATCCCAGACCAAGAACATTCATGATAGGAGCCAATCTTAAGTTTTAA
- a CDS encoding DUF2911 domain-containing protein: MKKLFVLTLIAGLFVSLTSSAQEDKSKRASPPATTKGTLASGAAITIDYSQPSVKGRKIGGEIAPYGKVWRTGANEATVFETSKDVKVEGKALAAGKYGLYTIPGEKEWTIIFNKTWKQWGTDYTEADDALRVAVKPGKAASATEKMTFKIDKSGKVNLLWGNVVVPFTVK, from the coding sequence ATGAAAAAGCTATTTGTATTAACATTAATTGCTGGTTTGTTTGTTTCACTAACCAGTTCTGCTCAGGAGGATAAAAGCAAAAGAGCTAGTCCACCGGCTACAACGAAAGGAACCCTTGCATCTGGAGCTGCAATAACAATTGACTACAGTCAGCCTTCGGTTAAAGGCCGTAAAATAGGTGGCGAAATCGCACCTTATGGAAAAGTATGGCGTACAGGAGCAAATGAAGCGACTGTATTTGAAACCAGTAAAGATGTAAAAGTAGAAGGCAAAGCCCTTGCTGCAGGTAAATATGGCTTGTATACCATTCCAGGAGAAAAAGAATGGACAATTATCTTTAACAAAACCTGGAAACAATGGGGTACTGATTATACTGAGGCAGACGATGCACTTCGTGTAGCGGTAAAACCTGGCAAAGCTGCTTCTGCAACCGAAAAAATGACTTTTAAGATTGATAAATCTGGTAAGGTTAACCTTTTATGGGGTAATGTTGTAGTGCCGTTTACTGTTAAATAG
- a CDS encoding alpha/beta hydrolase family protein produces MQSYMIQKGQFTIKGANGKTIFGDTTYDDKNTNINTIIFVHGFKGFKDWGTHNLVAEWFAKNGYRYVKFNLSHSGVTEQNFSDVTDMEAFADNTFSKELFDVDQVVNYVTNTYPSSLIYLIGHSRGGGLSIIKAANDARIDKLITWSSISDFSSLWKKEQEEEWTETGKIYVENARTKEKMPLNSTLLEDFNKHKEELNILNAAKKIHIPWLILHGDDDVNVNFSVAQQLAQKQLKARIQKIEGANHVYGASHPYTSTSLPEHLQQVVEKTLVFIS; encoded by the coding sequence ATGCAGTCATATATGATACAAAAGGGGCAATTTACAATAAAAGGAGCAAATGGAAAAACCATATTTGGTGATACTACTTATGACGATAAAAATACAAACATTAACACCATAATATTTGTTCACGGCTTTAAAGGCTTTAAAGATTGGGGCACTCATAACCTGGTTGCGGAGTGGTTTGCTAAAAATGGCTACCGTTATGTTAAGTTTAACCTTAGCCATAGTGGAGTAACTGAACAAAATTTTAGTGACGTAACCGACATGGAAGCCTTTGCTGATAATACATTTAGCAAAGAACTTTTTGATGTAGACCAGGTTGTTAATTATGTTACAAACACTTATCCATCGTCACTCATTTACCTGATCGGGCATAGCAGAGGTGGCGGGCTATCCATTATAAAAGCCGCTAATGATGCAAGAATCGACAAACTGATTACATGGTCGTCTATATCAGATTTTTCAAGTTTATGGAAAAAAGAGCAGGAAGAAGAATGGACTGAAACAGGAAAAATTTATGTAGAAAATGCGCGAACCAAAGAAAAAATGCCATTAAACAGCACATTATTGGAAGATTTTAATAAGCATAAAGAAGAACTAAATATTCTTAACGCTGCAAAAAAGATACACATCCCCTGGCTAATTCTTCATGGCGACGATGATGTAAATGTGAACTTTAGTGTTGCACAGCAGCTGGCACAAAAACAGCTTAAAGCAAGAATACAAAAGATTGAGGGAGCCAATCATGTTTATGGTGCATCGCACCCATATACATCAACAAGCCTACCTGAGCATTTGCAACAGGTAGTAGAAAAGACATTGGTATTTATTAGCTAA
- a CDS encoding glycoside hydrolase family 31 protein, translated as MQKIRVSSVMFIGSMLLYINVSGQVKDNAQTNSGIEIPIQHSASGIKKIKLQPLSDKIIHVTAIATEKFPDDKSLMAVKLSDDAVKFTTTKSPDQVTLSTSSLKVDVSTKTGLITYRDSSGKVLLAQTKNEGLSLIPKVFSGEPSYQVSQLFDAQENEAYYGLGQHQQGLVNYNGRRVDLVQYNTEIGVPFFVSNKGYGLLWDNYSITRAGDIRDYQPLTALKLFSKEGDEGWLTATYTSKTDPDKVLLKQPISELSINWLTDQHKFPSTVKMQDAVVHYEGAVASELEGLYQLQLKYAGYIKVWFDDKLVADFWRQAWNSGSAILDLELKKNKKTKIKIEWIPDGAESYLGLTCLPPLPKSLMNTFALSSESGNAVNYYFIQGANADQVISGYRTVTGKAVLMPKWAMGFWQSRERYKTQDEILSTVKTFRDKKIPLDNIVLDWSYWKQPEWGSQQFDPERFADPDGMIKSLHKQNVNLMISVWPKFNKGFDIYDKLNEQNFLYKRNIADGRVDWIGKGYSNTFYDAFNPKARTAFWELMNKRLYSKGIDAWWMDATEPDMHSNLPVEIRKDLMNPTYEGSSTTYFNAFPLVNAKGVYEGQRKVNNENRVFILTRSAYAGLQRYAAVAWSGDIASRWEDMKTQIGAGVNFSLSGMPYWTMDIGGFSVEKRYENPNKEDLEEWRELNARWYQFGAFVPLFRVHGQFPFREIYNIAPEGHPAYKSMLYYNKLRYRLMPYIYSIAGNTYHHDYTMMRGLMMDFPQDLKAFNLSDAFLFGPSLLINPVYKYKERNREVYLPSGQGWYDLYTGKYFNGGQTIKADAPYEKMPVYVKEGSIVPTGPELQYTSEKPADPITLFVYTGKNASFSLYEDEGTNYNYEKGAFATIDFNYDENTKTLTVGSRKGSFKGMQDSRTFKIVVITPKSARALDFNQKVNQSFTYSGKAVTIKL; from the coding sequence ATGCAAAAAATTAGGGTGAGCTCCGTGATGTTTATAGGTAGTATGTTACTATATATAAATGTAAGCGGGCAAGTAAAAGATAATGCGCAAACAAACTCAGGGATTGAAATTCCCATTCAACATTCTGCCTCAGGAATTAAAAAAATAAAGCTTCAACCATTATCCGATAAGATTATTCATGTTACTGCAATTGCAACTGAAAAGTTTCCCGATGACAAAAGTTTAATGGCTGTTAAACTTTCAGATGATGCTGTTAAATTTACAACAACCAAATCACCGGATCAGGTGACCTTAAGTACTTCATCATTAAAAGTTGATGTGTCTACAAAAACCGGTTTAATCACCTATCGTGATTCCAGTGGTAAAGTGCTGCTTGCCCAAACAAAAAATGAAGGCCTTTCACTTATTCCTAAGGTATTTAGCGGAGAACCATCTTATCAGGTTTCGCAGTTGTTTGATGCACAGGAAAATGAAGCGTATTATGGTTTGGGACAGCACCAGCAAGGCCTGGTAAATTATAATGGGCGCAGGGTAGATCTTGTACAGTATAATACAGAAATAGGGGTTCCCTTTTTTGTTTCTAATAAGGGTTATGGACTACTTTGGGATAATTACTCCATCACCCGTGCGGGCGATATCAGAGATTATCAGCCTTTAACTGCACTGAAATTATTTTCTAAAGAAGGTGATGAAGGATGGCTTACAGCTACTTATACCTCAAAAACTGACCCCGACAAGGTACTGCTTAAACAACCAATATCTGAACTATCCATAAACTGGTTAACAGATCAGCATAAGTTTCCTTCGACCGTAAAGATGCAGGATGCAGTGGTGCATTATGAGGGTGCTGTAGCAAGTGAACTGGAAGGACTCTACCAGCTCCAGTTAAAATACGCCGGTTATATTAAAGTTTGGTTTGATGACAAACTTGTTGCCGATTTTTGGCGTCAGGCATGGAATTCAGGATCGGCAATATTAGATCTGGAATTAAAAAAGAACAAGAAGACTAAAATTAAGATTGAATGGATACCAGATGGTGCAGAATCTTACCTGGGACTAACCTGTTTGCCTCCTTTGCCAAAATCGTTAATGAATACCTTTGCGCTAAGTTCTGAATCTGGCAACGCTGTTAATTACTATTTTATTCAGGGTGCAAATGCCGATCAGGTAATCAGTGGTTACCGCACGGTAACAGGTAAGGCCGTTTTAATGCCAAAATGGGCAATGGGCTTTTGGCAAAGCAGGGAACGCTACAAAACGCAGGATGAGATTTTATCAACTGTAAAAACATTCCGCGACAAAAAAATCCCGCTTGATAATATTGTATTGGATTGGTCATACTGGAAGCAACCGGAATGGGGTAGCCAGCAATTTGATCCCGAGCGTTTTGCTGATCCTGATGGGATGATCAAATCTCTTCATAAACAAAATGTGAATCTGATGATATCAGTTTGGCCTAAGTTCAATAAAGGCTTTGATATTTATGATAAGCTAAACGAGCAAAATTTCCTTTATAAAAGAAATATTGCAGATGGTCGTGTAGACTGGATAGGCAAAGGATATTCAAACACATTCTATGATGCTTTTAATCCTAAAGCAAGAACAGCCTTTTGGGAGTTGATGAACAAAAGGTTATATAGTAAAGGTATAGATGCCTGGTGGATGGATGCGACGGAGCCAGACATGCATTCGAATTTACCGGTAGAGATTAGAAAGGACCTGATGAACCCGACCTATGAAGGATCATCTACAACTTACTTTAATGCATTTCCATTGGTTAATGCTAAAGGCGTTTACGAAGGACAGCGTAAAGTGAATAACGAAAACAGGGTGTTTATTTTAACACGGTCTGCATATGCTGGCTTGCAAAGATATGCCGCTGTGGCCTGGAGTGGTGATATCGCTTCGAGATGGGAAGATATGAAAACCCAGATCGGTGCAGGTGTAAACTTTTCACTTTCGGGCATGCCTTACTGGACTATGGATATTGGCGGTTTTTCTGTCGAAAAACGTTATGAAAACCCAAATAAAGAAGACCTTGAAGAGTGGAGGGAACTGAATGCCCGTTGGTACCAGTTTGGCGCTTTCGTGCCATTGTTCAGGGTACACGGACAGTTTCCTTTCAGAGAGATCTATAACATCGCACCAGAAGGTCATCCTGCTTATAAAAGTATGCTGTACTATAATAAACTGCGATACAGGTTGATGCCATACATTTATTCAATTGCCGGAAATACCTATCATCACGATTATACCATGATGCGTGGTTTAATGATGGACTTCCCTCAGGATCTAAAAGCTTTTAACTTGTCTGACGCCTTCCTTTTTGGACCTTCACTGTTAATTAATCCTGTTTATAAATATAAAGAGCGGAACAGGGAAGTGTACCTGCCATCAGGGCAAGGATGGTATGACCTTTATACAGGCAAGTATTTTAATGGCGGGCAAACCATTAAAGCTGATGCACCATATGAAAAGATGCCTGTGTATGTAAAAGAAGGGTCTATTGTGCCTACAGGGCCTGAATTACAATACACTTCAGAAAAACCAGCTGATCCAATAACACTGTTTGTGTATACCGGTAAAAATGCTTCATTCTCTCTTTATGAAGATGAGGGTACCAATTACAATTATGAGAAAGGCGCTTTTGCTACCATAGATTTCAATTACGACGAAAATACCAAAACGCTTACCGTAGGTAGTCGCAAAGGAAGTTTTAAGGGAATGCAGGATTCCAGAACGTTTAAGATCGTGGTCATTACTCCCAAATCAGCAAGGGCATTAGACTTTAACCAAAAGGTAAACCAAAGTTTTACTTACAGTGGTAAAGCCGTCACAATAAAACTGTAA